Proteins found in one Mucilaginibacter gracilis genomic segment:
- a CDS encoding RDD family protein, whose amino-acid sequence MHPAGIYRRFANLFIDNLILLYAICPLVIECIFKIDPIYEDIYKSEKYFSLQIFCYCSFGYYTLMEYFTGYTVGKLLTRTKVAMSDGSTPKILNILLRSILRLIPLEQFTFFGREGFHDSASGTIVIPSSFKYTQPSPDIVVTKKPQKYNSITFKSIFNSMASKFELNKKKISYVFYAILILLITMNPNPKQFKEYLGFSDGILSRKYNFFVCSIYVQRYYDSSSTYFAIAGNFIKVD is encoded by the coding sequence ATGCACCCTGCTGGCATCTATCGAAGATTTGCTAACCTTTTTATTGACAACTTAATTTTATTATATGCTATATGCCCGCTGGTAATAGAATGCATATTTAAAATAGATCCGATTTATGAAGATATTTATAAATCAGAAAAGTACTTTTCTCTACAAATATTCTGCTATTGCTCTTTTGGGTATTACACCCTGATGGAATATTTTACTGGCTATACCGTAGGTAAACTCTTAACAAGAACAAAAGTGGCCATGAGCGATGGATCCACTCCTAAAATCTTAAATATTTTACTTAGGTCTATTCTTCGCCTTATTCCATTAGAGCAATTTACTTTCTTTGGGAGAGAAGGCTTCCATGACTCGGCATCCGGAACCATAGTTATACCTTCTTCATTTAAATACACACAACCATCACCTGATATTGTAGTAACAAAGAAACCACAAAAATATAATTCAATTACCTTTAAATCAATATTTAACTCAATGGCTTCAAAATTTGAGTTAAACAAAAAAAAGATCTCATACGTATTCTACGCGATCTTAATATTACTTATTACAATGAACCCTAATCCAAAACAGTTTAAAGAATATCTTGGCTTTTCAGATGGCATTCTATCACGTAAGTATAACTTTTTTGTATGTAGTATATACGTACAAAGGTACTATGATTCTTCTTCAACTTATTTTGCTATCGCCGGTAACTTTATTAAAGTAGATTAA
- a CDS encoding lysophospholipid acyltransferase family protein: protein MILKKIHARFYRYSVGFFVALFYPLLYFYSRKPSRYATMNRLRQACSWCSSAISGIFYRVKYEQPIDWQRTYIVCPNHSSSLDVTACNMALKNNFHYMGKDAFLKNWALAIFFKSMDIPVNRESKMSSFKAFKKAAENLKNGRTLVIFPEGKIPDDYPPRLNEFKNGPFRLAIELKLPILPITCVDNWKIIWDTGLETGGSPGIGHVYVHKPIETSHLTLEDADRLKDEVFGIINTKFTSGQW from the coding sequence ATGATATTGAAAAAAATCCACGCCCGTTTTTACCGTTACAGCGTTGGCTTTTTTGTTGCACTGTTTTATCCGCTACTGTATTTTTATTCGCGAAAGCCGTCCCGTTACGCAACCATGAACCGGCTTAGGCAGGCTTGCAGTTGGTGCAGCTCGGCCATATCGGGCATTTTTTACCGGGTAAAGTACGAACAGCCTATTGATTGGCAGCGCACTTATATTGTGTGTCCTAACCATAGCTCCAGTCTGGATGTTACGGCTTGCAACATGGCACTCAAAAATAACTTTCACTATATGGGTAAGGATGCGTTTTTAAAAAACTGGGCCTTAGCTATCTTTTTTAAAAGCATGGATATTCCGGTTAACCGCGAAAGTAAAATGTCGTCGTTCAAGGCATTTAAAAAGGCTGCCGAAAATTTAAAAAACGGGCGTACACTGGTAATTTTCCCCGAAGGCAAAATACCCGACGATTATCCGCCCCGTTTAAACGAATTTAAAAACGGCCCCTTCCGCCTGGCTATTGAGCTTAAGCTGCCAATATTGCCCATAACATGTGTAGACAACTGGAAAATAATATGGGATACCGGCCTCGAAACCGGTGGCAGCCCGGGCATTGGCCATGTGTACGTGCATAAACCCATAGAAACTTCACATTTAACCTTAGAGGATGCCGACAGGTTGAAGGATGAAGTATTCGGCATCATTAATACCAAATTTACAAGTGGCCAATGGTAA
- a CDS encoding lysophospholipid acyltransferase family protein, with amino-acid sequence MIRFFRRLHNYYYIFTALLTLALFYPLLWFYSRKQSRYPTLNKLRRVCCYISSTASGIFFNVTEQEPVDWSRTYIVCPNHTSNLDILAMCIAVKGNYHFMSKAELANTPFFKIFAKTVDIPVNRESKISSFKAFKKAAENLKQGQTLIIFPEGKIGDEYPPILEEFKSGPFRLAIELKIPILPITSLNTWHILHDSGFKRGSRPGICDIFIHKSIETAHLTINDADLLKDEVYNLINQKFMSADLPNAVTMKSVSVG; translated from the coding sequence ATGATTCGTTTTTTTAGGCGCTTACACAACTACTATTACATATTTACGGCTCTGCTAACATTAGCACTGTTTTATCCGTTGCTTTGGTTTTATTCGCGCAAGCAGTCAAGATACCCTACGTTAAACAAATTGAGGCGAGTATGCTGTTATATAAGTTCAACGGCATCGGGTATTTTTTTTAATGTTACCGAGCAGGAACCGGTAGATTGGAGCCGTACCTACATTGTTTGCCCCAACCATACATCTAACCTTGATATTTTGGCAATGTGTATTGCCGTTAAAGGCAACTATCATTTTATGAGCAAGGCCGAACTGGCAAACACACCTTTTTTTAAAATTTTTGCTAAAACGGTAGATATTCCGGTTAACCGCGAAAGCAAAATATCGTCATTTAAAGCATTTAAAAAAGCGGCAGAAAACCTTAAACAAGGCCAAACGCTTATCATTTTCCCCGAAGGCAAAATAGGCGATGAGTACCCTCCAATTTTAGAGGAATTTAAAAGCGGCCCGTTCCGGTTGGCTATTGAGTTAAAAATACCTATCCTACCAATTACTTCCTTAAACACCTGGCATATTTTACACGACAGTGGCTTTAAACGCGGCAGCCGCCCCGGCATTTGCGATATATTTATTCATAAATCCATTGAAACCGCCCACCTTACTATTAATGATGCCGATTTGTTGAAGGATGAGGTTTATAACCTGATTAATCAAAAATTTATGAGTGCGGATTTGCCGAATGCCGTTACAATGAAATCAGTTTCGGTTGGATAG
- the topA gene encoding type I DNA topoisomerase — translation MAKNLLIVESPAKAKTIEGYLGKDFTVKSSYGHIRDLVKSEDAIDINNNFEQKYEVPADKKQVVSELRKLAKEAEMVWLASDEDREGEAISWHLFDTLDLKDATTKRIVFHEITKSAITKAIENPRKIDYNLVHAQQARRVLDRLVGFELSPVLWKKVKPSLSAGRVQSVAVRLIVDREREINKFKAEAAFRIVALFGKGRESFKAELPERFSKQEDAEKFLTDCIAAAFNIKSLETRPTKRGPAAPFTTSTLQQEASRKLGFSVSRTMQVAQKLYEYGKITYMRTDSVNLSDTALQAAEKQITSAYGERYHQLRKYKTKSAGAQEAHEAIRPTFFENHTTDGDPSERRLYELIWKRAIASQMSEAQFEKTVAKISISTRNEDLVANGEVMKFDGFLKVYLESSDEDEEISEDGDNAILPPLTKGQLLTLREMTATERYTRASARYTEASLVKKLEELGIGRPSTYAPTISTIQNRGYVVKEDRDGKPRNFRVMTLSDGKIAKEEKTENTGVERSKLFPTDIGAVVNDFLVQHFNGIVDFNFTATVEKQFDEIAQGLTEWTAMIRSFYTPFHQEVESTTKNADRANGGRDLGIDEKSGKMVSVRIGRYGPFVQIGESESKEKVEGQEKPVYASLRTGQMMETITLEEAMELFKLPKKVGFFEEKDMTVAIGKFGPYIRHNSAFYSLPKGIDPLDVLEDQAIEIIQEKRKKDAERLIKVFDENPEVKILNGRWGPYIEFEKLNIKIPKDKDPLTLTFDECKALAEIAEKEPKKGKFGAKKAVAKAAPVKKPAVKKAKAVKK, via the coding sequence ATGGCCAAAAATTTACTCATAGTTGAGTCACCGGCGAAAGCCAAAACCATTGAAGGATACCTGGGAAAAGACTTCACTGTTAAGTCGAGCTACGGGCATATCCGTGATTTGGTTAAATCGGAAGATGCCATAGATATTAACAATAACTTTGAACAAAAGTATGAGGTTCCTGCCGATAAAAAACAGGTAGTGAGCGAGTTAAGAAAGTTAGCTAAAGAAGCCGAAATGGTTTGGCTGGCATCGGATGAGGACCGCGAGGGAGAAGCCATATCATGGCATTTATTTGATACATTAGATTTAAAGGATGCAACGACAAAACGCATCGTGTTTCATGAGATCACCAAATCGGCCATAACAAAGGCGATAGAAAATCCACGTAAAATAGATTATAATTTAGTTCATGCACAGCAGGCGCGTCGTGTTTTAGACAGGCTGGTTGGTTTTGAACTATCTCCGGTTTTATGGAAAAAAGTAAAACCATCGCTATCAGCAGGTCGTGTTCAATCGGTAGCTGTAAGGCTTATTGTTGATAGGGAAAGAGAGATCAATAAATTTAAGGCCGAAGCTGCATTCCGCATCGTGGCTCTTTTTGGTAAAGGTCGCGAATCGTTCAAGGCCGAATTGCCGGAGCGCTTTAGCAAACAAGAGGATGCCGAGAAATTTTTAACCGATTGTATTGCAGCAGCTTTTAATATAAAAAGCCTTGAAACCCGGCCAACCAAACGTGGCCCGGCGGCTCCCTTCACCACGTCAACTTTACAACAGGAAGCCAGCCGCAAACTGGGTTTTTCGGTTTCGCGCACTATGCAGGTAGCGCAAAAGCTGTACGAATATGGTAAGATAACTTATATGCGTACCGATTCTGTAAACTTATCCGACACTGCTTTGCAGGCAGCCGAGAAGCAAATCACATCCGCATACGGCGAAAGATATCATCAGTTACGTAAATACAAAACTAAATCGGCTGGCGCGCAGGAAGCTCACGAGGCCATCCGCCCAACGTTTTTTGAAAACCATACCACAGACGGCGACCCTTCTGAACGGAGGCTTTACGAATTGATATGGAAGCGTGCAATTGCATCGCAAATGAGTGAAGCACAGTTTGAGAAAACCGTTGCAAAAATTAGTATATCAACCCGTAACGAAGATTTAGTTGCTAACGGCGAGGTGATGAAATTTGATGGCTTTTTGAAGGTTTACCTGGAATCTTCTGACGAGGATGAAGAAATATCAGAAGACGGCGACAATGCTATTTTGCCGCCTTTAACCAAAGGGCAGTTACTCACCTTACGGGAAATGACAGCTACCGAACGCTACACTCGCGCTTCAGCCAGATATACCGAAGCCAGTTTGGTTAAAAAACTGGAAGAATTAGGCATTGGCCGCCCCAGTACCTACGCTCCTACCATTTCCACTATTCAAAATCGTGGCTATGTGGTTAAAGAAGACAGGGATGGCAAACCCCGTAATTTCCGTGTGATGACTTTGAGCGACGGAAAAATTGCTAAAGAAGAAAAAACCGAAAATACAGGTGTGGAACGCTCTAAATTGTTCCCAACTGATATTGGTGCCGTAGTTAACGATTTTTTGGTTCAGCATTTTAATGGCATTGTTGATTTTAACTTTACCGCTACCGTTGAAAAGCAATTTGATGAAATAGCCCAAGGGTTAACGGAATGGACAGCCATGATCCGGTCGTTTTATACGCCTTTCCACCAGGAGGTTGAAAGTACCACTAAAAATGCCGACAGAGCCAACGGCGGCAGGGATTTAGGTATCGACGAGAAATCGGGCAAAATGGTTTCGGTACGTATTGGCCGTTACGGCCCATTTGTACAAATAGGCGAAAGCGAAAGCAAGGAAAAAGTGGAGGGTCAGGAAAAGCCGGTATATGCAAGCTTGCGCACCGGCCAAATGATGGAAACCATTACTTTGGAAGAGGCAATGGAGCTATTTAAGCTACCCAAAAAAGTTGGCTTTTTTGAAGAGAAGGACATGACGGTTGCCATTGGTAAATTTGGCCCATATATTAGGCACAACAGTGCTTTTTACTCGTTACCAAAAGGTATTGACCCGCTGGATGTGCTGGAAGACCAGGCCATTGAAATTATCCAGGAGAAGCGTAAAAAAGACGCCGAGCGCCTGATTAAAGTATTTGATGAAAACCCGGAGGTTAAAATATTGAATGGCCGTTGGGGCCCTTACATTGAGTTTGAAAAACTCAACATTAAGATACCTAAAGATAAGGACCCGCTTACGCTTACCTTTGACGAATGTAAAGCCCTGGCCGAGATTGCCGAGAAGGAACCTAAAAAAGGGAAATTTGGAGCCAAGAAGGCTGTAGCTAAAGCTGCACCTGTTAAAAAGCCTGCTGTTAAAAAGGCAAAGGCAGTTAAGAAATAA
- a CDS encoding ABC transporter ATP-binding protein, producing MLVVKNLIVEFKTHDGLFTAVKNISFKIDKGEVIGIVGESGSGKSVTSLAIMRLLEPSKSIIKGQILLDDINLLELRAREMRAIRGNRIGMIFQEPMTSLNPVLNCGSQVAEAIRLHKGLNNKEARQRTIELFKEVQLPRPEKIFEAYPHEISGGQKQRVMIAMALSCDPEILIADEPTTALDVTVQKTIIELLLRLKAERNMSLIFISHDLGVISEVADQVMVMYKGDVVEHGDIAQIFNNPQHPYTKGLLACRPSTAHHLKMLPTVSDFLRFDAGGEMVKTDFSIHDIQQKNAYSINQLLQRKVNLYSQEPFLRVQNLSKWYPVNDGFLQPVKNYVKAVDDVSFEVYRGETLGLVGESGCGKSTLGRSILRLIEPTSGTVLLENTNMQSLSTEQMRQMRKDIQIIFQDPYSSLNPRLTVGEAIMEPLRVHQLYNNNTERKERVMELLKRVNLNADHFNRYPYEFSGGQRQRVVIARALALQPKFIICDESVSALDVSVQAQVLNLLRELQEEFSLTYIFISHDLSVVKHIADRIIVMNKGAIEEVGDAEQVYYNPTKDYTKKLIASIPGMAKV from the coding sequence ATGCTTGTTGTTAAAAACCTTATTGTTGAATTTAAAACCCACGATGGCCTGTTTACGGCTGTTAAAAATATTTCGTTTAAAATTGATAAGGGCGAGGTAATAGGTATAGTGGGCGAATCGGGTTCGGGAAAATCGGTTACTTCGCTGGCTATTATGCGTTTATTAGAACCGTCTAAAAGCATCATTAAAGGGCAGATATTGCTCGACGATATTAATTTGCTTGAACTGCGTGCCCGCGAAATGCGCGCCATAAGGGGTAACCGCATCGGTATGATATTTCAGGAACCGATGACATCGTTAAACCCGGTGCTCAACTGCGGCTCGCAGGTTGCCGAAGCCATCAGGCTGCATAAGGGTTTAAATAACAAAGAGGCAAGGCAACGTACCATTGAATTGTTTAAGGAAGTGCAATTGCCACGACCCGAAAAAATATTTGAAGCTTACCCTCACGAAATATCCGGCGGGCAAAAACAGCGGGTAATGATAGCTATGGCATTATCGTGCGATCCGGAAATATTGATAGCCGACGAACCTACAACAGCACTTGATGTAACCGTGCAAAAAACAATTATTGAACTTTTGCTCAGGTTAAAAGCCGAACGCAACATGAGCTTGATATTTATATCGCACGATTTGGGGGTGATAAGCGAAGTAGCCGACCAGGTTATGGTAATGTACAAGGGCGATGTGGTTGAACACGGCGATATTGCCCAAATTTTTAACAACCCACAACACCCCTACACTAAAGGCTTACTGGCGTGCAGGCCCTCAACGGCGCATCATTTAAAAATGTTACCTACCGTTTCGGACTTTTTGCGCTTTGATGCCGGTGGTGAAATGGTTAAAACCGATTTCAGCATTCATGATATTCAGCAGAAAAACGCTTACAGTATTAACCAATTATTGCAGCGTAAGGTAAATTTATACTCGCAGGAGCCTTTTTTACGGGTTCAAAACCTTAGTAAATGGTATCCGGTAAACGATGGCTTTTTACAGCCTGTTAAAAACTACGTTAAAGCAGTTGATGATGTTAGTTTTGAGGTTTACCGCGGCGAAACTCTGGGCCTTGTTGGCGAATCGGGCTGTGGAAAAAGCACGTTGGGCCGCAGTATTTTACGCCTTATTGAGCCTACATCGGGTACCGTACTATTAGAAAATACCAACATGCAAAGCCTAAGCACCGAGCAAATGAGGCAAATGCGAAAAGATATACAAATCATCTTCCAGGACCCTTACTCTTCTCTAAACCCAAGGCTTACTGTTGGCGAAGCTATTATGGAACCTTTGCGCGTGCATCAATTGTATAACAACAATACCGAGCGCAAAGAGCGGGTTATGGAGCTTTTAAAGCGTGTAAATTTAAATGCCGATCATTTTAACCGTTACCCTTACGAGTTTTCGGGAGGGCAGCGGCAACGTGTTGTAATTGCAAGGGCCTTGGCTTTACAACCCAAATTTATTATTTGCGACGAATCGGTTTCGGCGTTAGATGTTTCGGTACAGGCACAGGTATTGAATTTACTGCGCGAATTACAAGAGGAGTTTAGCCTAACCTACATCTTTATCTCGCACGATTTATCGGTGGTTAAACACATAGCCGATCGTATTATAGTGATGAACAAGGGTGCTATTGAAGAGGTTGGCGATGCCGAACAAGTGTACTACAACCCAACAAAAGATTATACCAAAAAGCTTATTGCCTCTATCCCCGGAATGGCTAAGGTTTAG
- the mnmA gene encoding tRNA 2-thiouridine(34) synthase MnmA — translation MSKHGRILVAMSGGVDSSVAAVMLHEQGYEVIGLTMKTWDYASSGTNTKETGCCSLDSINDARALAVGYGFPHYILDIRSEFGDFVIDNFVDEYLAGRTPNPCVLCNTHIKWEALLKRADKLDCEFIATGHYANIRQHDNGRHVISKGLDQNKDQSYVLWGVSQQNLARTKFPLGSFAKAEIRQMAKDMGQLELANKSESYEICFVPDNDYRAFLRHKVGDLEERVAGGNYILTDGTVVGKHQGYPFYTIGQRKGLGIALGQPMFVTQIMPESNTVVLGTADELERKEAWVRNLNLIKYASIAEPIEAITKIRYKDAGMLSNIVQIGDHMKVDFHHSVSGIAPGQSAVFYEGDDLLGGGFLI, via the coding sequence ATGAGCAAGCACGGTAGAATATTAGTGGCCATGAGTGGCGGGGTTGATAGTTCGGTAGCGGCAGTGATGCTGCACGAGCAAGGGTATGAGGTGATTGGTTTAACCATGAAAACGTGGGACTATGCTTCGTCGGGCACTAACACCAAAGAAACCGGCTGTTGCAGTTTAGATAGTATTAACGATGCCCGTGCCCTTGCTGTTGGGTATGGTTTTCCGCATTATATATTAGATATACGCAGCGAGTTTGGCGATTTTGTAATTGATAACTTTGTTGACGAATACCTTGCCGGGCGCACACCAAACCCTTGTGTGCTGTGTAACACCCATATTAAATGGGAAGCACTATTAAAACGTGCCGATAAATTGGATTGCGAATTTATTGCTACCGGGCACTATGCCAACATTAGGCAGCACGATAACGGGCGCCATGTAATATCAAAGGGCCTGGATCAAAATAAAGATCAATCGTATGTGCTTTGGGGTGTATCACAACAAAACCTGGCCCGCACCAAATTCCCGCTGGGTAGTTTTGCCAAGGCCGAGATACGCCAAATGGCTAAAGATATGGGCCAGCTTGAATTAGCCAATAAAAGCGAAAGCTACGAAATATGCTTTGTGCCCGATAACGACTACAGAGCCTTTTTAAGACACAAAGTTGGCGACCTTGAAGAAAGAGTAGCCGGTGGCAATTATATACTTACCGATGGCACCGTTGTGGGCAAACATCAGGGCTACCCCTTTTATACCATAGGGCAACGTAAAGGTTTGGGCATTGCCTTGGGGCAACCTATGTTTGTTACGCAAATTATGCCCGAAAGCAACACCGTTGTTTTAGGTACCGCCGACGAACTGGAACGTAAAGAAGCCTGGGTGCGTAACCTTAATTTAATTAAATACGCCAGCATTGCCGAACCCATTGAAGCCATTACCAAAATACGCTACAAAGACGCCGGTATGTTAAGTAATATAGTACAAATTGGCGACCACATGAAGGTTGATTTTCATCATTCCGTTTCGGGTATTGCACCGGGGCAATCGGCAGTGTTTTACGAGGGTGATGATCTTTTAGGCGGCGGGTTTTTGATATAG
- a CDS encoding 3'-5' exonuclease: protein MLQQLDLQNILVLDIETVPQYANFEQVPPTLQKLWGAKTQYQRKDETPDEFYERAGIWAEFGKIICISVGIFTKEQPMGLRIKSYAGHNEGELLKEFCLLLKKQPVNMVLCAHNGKEFDFPYLCRRMLINGISLPLQLQIAGKKPWEINHLDTMELWKFGDYKSYTSLSLLTEIFNIPTPKDDIDGSMVGHVYWNENDLARICTYCQKDVIATAQLIRRFRGDELIADENVTIV, encoded by the coding sequence ATGCTTCAACAGCTCGATTTGCAAAACATACTTGTGCTTGATATTGAAACCGTACCTCAATATGCTAACTTTGAACAAGTGCCGCCAACTTTACAAAAACTGTGGGGTGCCAAAACCCAGTACCAGCGTAAAGACGAAACACCCGATGAGTTTTACGAACGTGCGGGTATCTGGGCCGAGTTTGGTAAAATTATTTGCATATCGGTAGGTATATTTACCAAGGAGCAACCTATGGGTTTACGCATCAAATCGTACGCAGGGCATAACGAGGGCGAATTGCTCAAAGAGTTTTGCCTTCTGCTTAAAAAGCAACCTGTAAATATGGTTTTGTGCGCGCACAACGGCAAGGAGTTTGACTTTCCATACCTTTGCCGCCGTATGCTGATTAATGGAATTTCGCTCCCTCTGCAATTACAAATAGCCGGAAAAAAGCCATGGGAAATTAACCATTTGGATACCATGGAGTTGTGGAAGTTTGGCGATTATAAAAGCTATACCTCATTAAGTTTATTAACCGAAATATTCAATATTCCAACTCCAAAAGACGATATTGATGGTAGCATGGTGGGCCACGTTTATTGGAACGAAAACGATTTGGCGCGAATATGCACTTATTGCCAAAAAGATGTTATTGCTACGGCACAGCTCATCAGGCGGTTTAGAGGGGACGAGTTGATTGCGGATGAGAATGTAACTATTGTTTAA
- the trpS gene encoding tryptophan--tRNA ligase — translation METVVSGIRSTGNLHLGNYYGAIQNFVKMQQEYKCYFFIADLHSLTTHPTPENLHGNVKQVLVEYLAAGIDPEKATIYVQSDVPEIAELYLYMNMNAYLGELERSTSFKDKVRANPENVNAGLLTYPVLMAADILIHKATKVPVGKDQEQHLEMARTFGNRFNRLYNTEYFAEPFAFSYSANLVKIPGLDGKGKMGKSEGEANAVYLSDSPEVIRKKVMRAVTDAGPTVENQEKPSEIQNLFDLMKVVSSADTVQHFDSLYNKCQIRYGDLKKQLAEDMIIATAPIRERIDAIANDPAYLRKVAEQGADKARESARRTISEVREIIGFRKF, via the coding sequence ATGGAAACTGTTGTTAGCGGTATTAGGTCTACCGGAAATTTACACTTAGGGAATTATTACGGAGCTATTCAAAACTTCGTTAAAATGCAGCAAGAATATAAATGCTATTTTTTTATTGCCGACCTGCATTCATTAACCACACACCCTACCCCCGAAAACCTGCACGGCAACGTTAAACAGGTGCTTGTTGAATATTTGGCTGCCGGTATTGACCCGGAAAAAGCGACCATCTACGTACAATCGGACGTGCCGGAGATTGCCGAGCTGTATTTATACATGAACATGAACGCCTACCTTGGCGAATTGGAACGCAGCACATCGTTTAAAGACAAAGTACGCGCAAACCCCGAAAACGTAAATGCAGGCTTATTAACCTACCCGGTTTTAATGGCTGCCGATATTTTGATACATAAAGCCACCAAAGTACCCGTAGGTAAAGACCAGGAACAACACCTTGAAATGGCCCGCACCTTTGGTAACCGTTTTAACCGCCTGTACAATACCGAATACTTTGCAGAACCTTTTGCCTTTAGTTACAGTGCCAACCTGGTAAAAATACCGGGATTGGACGGGAAAGGCAAAATGGGAAAATCGGAAGGTGAGGCTAATGCGGTTTACCTGTCGGACTCGCCGGAGGTTATCCGCAAAAAAGTAATGCGCGCCGTTACCGATGCAGGGCCAACGGTTGAGAACCAGGAAAAACCATCGGAAATACAAAATCTGTTTGATTTGATGAAGGTTGTATCGTCGGCAGATACTGTCCAACATTTTGATAGCTTGTATAACAAGTGCCAGATACGCTACGGCGATTTGAAAAAGCAACTGGCCGAAGATATGATTATTGCCACAGCCCCCATTCGCGAACGCATTGACGCCATTGCCAACGACCCGGCTTATTTACGCAAAGTTGCCGAACAAGGTGCCGATAAAGCCCGCGAAAGTGCACGGAGAACTATTAGTGAAGTAAGGGAGATAATTGGTTTTAGAAAGTTTTAA
- a CDS encoding ABC transporter ATP-binding protein: MQPLITLKDIGRKYVIGTEVIHALKSVTLNINKGEFVALMGPSGSGKSTLMNILGCLDTPSKGEYTLNGTDVSRMSDNDLAEVRNKEIGFVFQTFNLLPRNTALDNVGLPLIYAGVNKVNREKRAKSALENVGLGNRIDHKPNELSGGQRQRVAVARALINNPSIILADEPTGNLDTKTSIEIMALMEEIHAKGNTIILVTHEEDIALHAHRIVRMRDGLVEKDYLNTDIHTSKQTASL, encoded by the coding sequence ATGCAACCATTAATAACGCTTAAAGATATTGGTCGTAAATATGTTATCGGTACCGAGGTTATACACGCCTTAAAATCGGTTACGTTAAATATTAACAAAGGTGAGTTTGTGGCATTAATGGGCCCTTCGGGTTCGGGCAAGTCAACCCTGATGAATATTTTAGGCTGCCTTGATACACCAAGCAAAGGAGAGTACACATTAAATGGTACCGACGTAAGCCGCATGAGCGATAATGACCTTGCCGAAGTACGTAACAAAGAAATTGGTTTCGTTTTTCAAACCTTTAACCTTTTGCCACGTAATACCGCTTTAGATAACGTTGGCCTCCCGCTTATTTATGCCGGGGTAAATAAAGTAAACCGCGAAAAGCGCGCAAAAAGTGCCCTTGAAAATGTTGGACTTGGTAACCGTATAGATCATAAACCAAACGAGCTTTCGGGCGGGCAGCGGCAGCGCGTTGCTGTGGCCCGTGCCTTAATTAATAATCCATCTATCATATTGGCCGATGAGCCTACGGGTAACCTCGATACCAAAACATCTATAGAAATTATGGCCCTGATGGAAGAAATTCATGCTAAGGGCAATACCATTATTTTAGTTACCCACGAAGAGGATATAGCCTTACACGCCCACCGTATTGTACGTATGCGCGATGGATTGGTAGAAAAAGATTATTTAAATACCGATATACATACAAGCAAACAAACAGCCAGTCTTTAG
- the gatC gene encoding Asp-tRNA(Asn)/Glu-tRNA(Gln) amidotransferase subunit GatC, whose product MTIDNETVEKIAHLARLEVTETEKKDLAKDMNRILDFMAKLNEVDTTGIEPLVYMTELTNSIREDVVKQEITHEEALENAPEHDADYFRVAKVIG is encoded by the coding sequence ATGACAATAGATAACGAAACCGTTGAGAAGATAGCCCACTTAGCGCGCCTTGAAGTTACAGAAACCGAAAAAAAGGATTTAGCTAAAGATATGAACCGGATATTGGATTTTATGGCCAAACTGAATGAGGTTGACACAACTGGCATTGAACCATTGGTTTACATGACCGAATTAACCAACAGCATCCGCGAAGACGTTGTTAAACAGGAAATAACCCACGAAGAAGCCCTTGAAAATGCTCCTGAGCACGATGCCGACTATTTTAGAGTTGCCAAAGTGATAGGCTAA